In one window of Leptospira fainei serovar Hurstbridge str. BUT 6 DNA:
- a CDS encoding adenylate/guanylate cyclase domain-containing protein, giving the protein MSESKPPLKLSVLDIVFGVLTVLGIIAHLYYAFLSNSPIAFKALLVGAALLLSSAYFFYKLLEKLVTNKQAIGSLWLSIIVSFFVFDLYVVFTPFSDLEESSVSWRFNLVKGGITKSEKESDEGTIEYIKYNPPAGARRDIQIIGITTNTLERLEGVWPLPWKNYASIIDKFKKTSNLLMFDIFFVDYKPGQMDEMSRALEGNPRVMFDYPMETSLESKEAILNLEKRTEVLRKYKLENVQDPDDIGQPWLKFPQPPIEQIGSKSSGLGFANIKKDASGLNRRMPLVAKLVNSGPFKETEYFPSIDLIIACNYYGVDVRKDTEVVMGKYVKIKNIPSRTVTNFDFKTMKRETKDIMAKPNDTREVVIPIDEYGQMQINFAGGLYSFRNTELFEVVQMWDEDAAAQVENNIFLVAMYYATGRGAAKDTHLSPFGDMSGIEHHAHAINTILNQDFLHEVPEWGNFLIYLSMAFLVGLVLPRLKTSWGFLFIIVLAFLYSVVTLLDFSEFNLVHIFPSVIVEQLFIFVGIIGYKILTEEENVKYIRSTFSKFVSKDVVDELLKNPENLNLGGSKRDITIFFSDIRGFTTMSEKMGPEELVQFLNQYLSEMTEIIIEFKGTIDKYMGDAIMAFWGAPVPLEDHAYYACAAALAQMRRLAVLKEEWKSRDLPVMDIGIGLNSGPAVVGNMGSSHRMDYTCMGDTINLGSRLEGSNKEYATNIIISEYTYEKVKDRIIARELDLVKVKGKTKPVRIYELIDLVNEEDLKILRRPLHAAEQS; this is encoded by the coding sequence ATGAGCGAGTCTAAACCCCCCTTAAAACTATCGGTTCTGGACATAGTGTTCGGAGTACTGACTGTCCTAGGGATTATTGCCCATCTTTATTACGCGTTCTTATCCAATTCTCCAATTGCTTTTAAAGCGTTGCTGGTTGGAGCGGCCCTGTTGCTTTCTTCCGCTTATTTCTTTTACAAACTGCTGGAGAAGCTTGTAACGAACAAGCAGGCGATAGGTAGTTTATGGCTATCCATCATAGTTTCATTCTTTGTGTTCGATTTGTACGTGGTATTTACCCCTTTCTCGGATTTGGAAGAATCCTCCGTGTCCTGGAGATTTAATCTTGTAAAGGGTGGAATTACCAAAAGTGAAAAAGAATCGGACGAAGGCACGATCGAATATATTAAATACAACCCGCCTGCCGGAGCTAGAAGAGATATCCAAATCATAGGAATTACCACCAATACTTTGGAAAGGCTCGAAGGAGTTTGGCCTCTTCCTTGGAAGAACTACGCAAGTATAATCGATAAATTCAAAAAAACTTCGAACCTACTGATGTTCGATATTTTCTTCGTGGATTATAAGCCTGGGCAAATGGATGAAATGTCCAGAGCGCTGGAAGGAAATCCAAGGGTAATGTTCGACTATCCGATGGAAACCAGTTTGGAATCCAAGGAAGCGATCCTAAATTTGGAAAAACGAACCGAGGTTTTAAGAAAATATAAGCTTGAGAACGTTCAAGATCCCGACGATATCGGGCAGCCTTGGCTCAAATTTCCGCAACCTCCCATCGAGCAAATCGGTTCCAAGTCGTCAGGCTTAGGCTTCGCAAATATTAAGAAAGATGCAAGCGGCCTCAACCGCAGAATGCCTTTGGTCGCAAAGTTGGTAAATTCGGGCCCCTTTAAAGAAACGGAATATTTCCCTTCGATAGATTTGATTATTGCGTGTAACTATTACGGCGTCGACGTGCGTAAAGACACGGAAGTCGTTATGGGGAAATACGTTAAGATCAAAAATATTCCCAGTCGAACCGTAACGAATTTTGATTTTAAAACCATGAAGCGGGAAACCAAGGATATCATGGCAAAACCGAACGATACCCGCGAAGTCGTTATTCCTATAGACGAATACGGACAAATGCAGATCAACTTTGCCGGCGGTTTGTACTCTTTCAGAAATACCGAACTCTTCGAAGTTGTTCAAATGTGGGACGAGGACGCGGCGGCCCAGGTGGAAAATAATATTTTCCTTGTCGCGATGTATTACGCAACGGGTCGAGGAGCTGCAAAGGATACGCACTTATCTCCTTTTGGAGACATGTCGGGAATCGAACACCACGCGCATGCGATCAATACTATCTTAAATCAGGATTTTTTACATGAAGTCCCCGAGTGGGGAAATTTTCTGATCTATTTGAGCATGGCTTTTCTCGTAGGTTTAGTGCTTCCTCGTTTGAAAACCTCTTGGGGATTCTTATTTATCATCGTACTAGCTTTTCTATATAGTGTCGTGACATTATTGGATTTTTCCGAATTCAATTTGGTGCATATCTTTCCGTCCGTGATCGTCGAGCAGCTGTTTATTTTCGTCGGAATCATCGGTTACAAAATCTTAACGGAAGAAGAGAACGTAAAGTATATCAGAAGCACATTCTCCAAGTTCGTATCAAAGGATGTCGTGGACGAACTCCTCAAGAATCCGGAGAATTTGAATCTGGGAGGATCGAAAAGGGATATCACGATCTTCTTCTCGGATATTCGCGGATTCACGACGATGTCCGAAAAAATGGGACCGGAAGAGCTTGTTCAATTTTTGAACCAATATCTTTCCGAAATGACTGAGATCATAATTGAATTTAAGGGAACGATTGATAAATACATGGGGGATGCGATCATGGCTTTCTGGGGTGCTCCGGTTCCTTTAGAAGACCACGCCTATTACGCTTGTGCGGCGGCTCTCGCTCAAATGCGAAGATTGGCCGTCTTGAAAGAGGAGTGGAAAAGCCGGGATCTCCCCGTGATGGATATCGGTATTGGATTGAATTCCGGGCCCGCCGTAGTCGGAAATATGGGGAGTTCCCACCGCATGGATTATACTTGTATGGGGGATACGATCAACCTAGGTTCGCGCTTGGAGGGATCGAATAAGGAATACGCCACCAATATCATTATTTCAGAATATACATATGAAAAGGTCAAGGACCGTATAATCGCCAGAGAATTGGATTTGGTCAAGGTTAAGGGAAAAACGAAACCTGTTCGAATCTATGAACTGATCGATTTAGTAAACGAAGAAGATCTCAAAATATTACGGAGACCACTTCACGCTGCGGAGCAGTCCTAA
- the trpA gene encoding tryptophan synthase subunit alpha, translating to MSAIRSVFSETASAFIPYISLGDPDYDSCVDWADALIRGGAGILELGIPFSDPVADGPIIQKAFKRALAHPFSMDQILDTTARIYAKHPHIPLVYLTYFNPIYSYGFERFAEKAKVSGIQGMIIPDLPFDTSETDALFKSLKKRGIDLIHLVTPATPPSRMKGIREFASGFVYYVTSYGVTGERKAVSVGLEDRIRFTKTLFELPVCAGFGISSPEQAKEISVYADGIIIGSAVQRIIEENGTDSEVCKQKLYDYARSISNALRGHESMQS from the coding sequence TTGAGTGCCATTCGAAGCGTCTTTTCAGAAACCGCCAGCGCATTTATTCCTTATATTTCTCTGGGTGATCCGGATTACGATTCCTGCGTTGACTGGGCCGATGCGCTGATTCGCGGCGGTGCCGGAATATTAGAATTGGGAATTCCTTTTTCTGATCCGGTAGCGGACGGGCCTATCATACAAAAAGCGTTTAAGAGAGCGTTGGCCCATCCCTTTTCGATGGATCAAATTTTGGATACAACCGCAAGAATCTACGCAAAGCACCCGCATATTCCTCTCGTTTACCTGACTTATTTTAATCCGATATACAGTTACGGTTTCGAACGTTTCGCCGAAAAGGCGAAGGTTTCCGGAATTCAAGGAATGATTATCCCGGACCTTCCGTTCGACACTTCGGAAACAGATGCCCTTTTCAAGTCTCTTAAAAAAAGAGGAATCGATCTTATCCATTTGGTTACGCCTGCCACCCCGCCTTCGAGAATGAAAGGAATTCGTGAATTCGCATCGGGTTTTGTATATTACGTTACATCCTACGGTGTAACCGGCGAAAGAAAGGCCGTTTCGGTAGGTTTGGAAGATCGGATTCGATTTACTAAAACTCTTTTCGAACTTCCTGTCTGCGCGGGATTTGGAATTTCGTCACCCGAGCAAGCGAAAGAAATATCGGTATACGCCGACGGAATCATCATCGGCTCGGCAGTGCAAAGGATCATCGAAGAGAACGGGACAGATTCGGAAGTTTGCAAACAAAAGTTGTACGACTATGCTCGTTCTATTTCGAACGCGCTCCGCGGTCACGAGAGCATGCAAAGCTAA
- the trpB gene encoding tryptophan synthase subunit beta, translated as MAKERSFTEKEGYFGEFGGRYAPEILTEALIELESTYNRLRKSKKFKKDLEYYQRNYIGRPSPLTFAEKLTQTWGGARIWLKREDLNHTGAHKINNTIGQALIAKAMGKRRVIAETGAGQHGVATATVGALFGFETVVYMGEEDLRRQKLNEIRMQMLGARVVGVSSGTATLKDATSEAMRDWALNVADTHYIVGSVIGPHPFPTIVRDFQAVIGRESKKQFRKTNDKLPDAVVACVGGGSNAMGIFHDFLYEKKVKLYGVEAGGKGSAPGEHSATMLFGKTGFLHGTKTLVIQDANGQVVPAHSVSAGLDYPGVGPEHAYLHSSGRVKYETVSDEGALDSFLEVCRVEGIIPALETAHAFHFAKSLAKDLGKKKDILICLSGRGDKDVAEVARLTGIIKGEVL; from the coding sequence ATGGCTAAAGAACGCAGCTTTACGGAAAAGGAAGGATACTTCGGGGAATTTGGGGGAAGATACGCTCCTGAAATTCTTACGGAAGCCTTGATCGAATTGGAATCGACTTATAATCGACTTCGCAAGAGTAAGAAATTTAAGAAAGATCTAGAATACTATCAAAGAAATTATATCGGAAGACCTTCACCTTTAACATTTGCGGAAAAATTGACTCAAACTTGGGGTGGAGCTAGAATTTGGCTCAAGCGCGAGGATTTGAATCATACCGGAGCGCATAAAATCAATAATACCATCGGCCAAGCTTTAATCGCAAAAGCAATGGGAAAGAGACGGGTGATTGCGGAAACCGGAGCGGGCCAGCATGGAGTCGCCACTGCGACTGTCGGCGCTTTATTCGGATTCGAAACCGTCGTTTATATGGGAGAAGAAGATCTCCGCCGTCAGAAGTTGAACGAAATTCGTATGCAGATGTTGGGGGCAAGGGTCGTGGGAGTTTCTTCGGGAACTGCGACACTTAAAGACGCGACATCGGAAGCAATGAGGGATTGGGCGCTTAACGTTGCCGATACTCATTATATCGTAGGTTCGGTGATCGGACCGCATCCGTTTCCTACGATTGTTAGGGATTTTCAAGCGGTAATCGGGCGTGAATCCAAAAAACAATTTCGCAAAACGAACGATAAATTACCGGATGCAGTCGTTGCCTGTGTCGGAGGCGGTTCCAACGCGATGGGAATCTTCCACGATTTCTTATATGAGAAAAAAGTAAAATTGTACGGAGTCGAGGCAGGAGGAAAAGGATCCGCTCCCGGCGAACATTCCGCGACGATGCTTTTCGGAAAAACCGGCTTTTTACACGGAACTAAGACTTTAGTGATTCAAGATGCGAATGGCCAGGTTGTCCCGGCGCATTCCGTATCCGCAGGCCTGGACTACCCGGGTGTCGGGCCCGAACACGCCTACTTGCATAGTTCGGGCAGAGTTAAATACGAAACGGTTTCGGACGAAGGAGCCCTCGATTCATTTTTAGAAGTTTGCCGTGTGGAAGGAATTATTCCCGCCCTCGAGACCGCGCATGCATTTCATTTTGCAAAGAGTTTGGCGAAGGACTTGGGCAAGAAGAAAGACATACTGATTTGCCTCTCGGGTAGAGGCGATAAGGACGTCGCAGAAGTCGCCCGGTTAACGGGAATCATTAAAGGAGAAGTTCTTTGA
- a CDS encoding proline--tRNA ligase has protein sequence MRASKYILPTEKENPADAVVASHRLMIRAGLVRKSGSGFYFFLPLGLRVLKKIESIVRQEMDATGALEFELPILTPSEFWEQSGRWSVMGQEMFRVKDRHDQWYALGPTHEESFSYLIKPLLKSYKDLPVNVYQIHTKFRDEIRPRFGVIRSREFIMKDAYSFHLDDASLDATYQEMRTAYRKIFQRCGLKTIPVQADSGAMGGSASEEFMVVSPIGEETLLLCGNCGYNSNSEKTPFISSSGAAPSGPKEKKEVSTPGKKSIQEVADLLSVRPEDTLKAVALKNGKESVLVFLRGDLELNEHKLKAFLKWPELDLIPEVDLKSAGLLPGYIGPSDAKAPFRVILDSSIRKDEAYIVGAGKEDAHIQGYIPAKEMKSEFETADIALTREGDPCPDCGKPLKAEKGIEVGHIFKLGDKYTKSFQIQVLDQQGKARSLTMGCYGIGVNRTMATVIEQCNDEKGIYWPISIAPFEVSLVTLGKGSEQEAKAKEFYDALSGEGFEVFWDDRDLGPGFKFKDSELIGFPIRVTVGKKFFESGEISIYDRKKDKEEVFSFKSFDDLVSRVERLRQELYQELAED, from the coding sequence ATGAGAGCATCAAAATATATTTTACCTACTGAAAAAGAAAATCCCGCAGATGCGGTCGTTGCTTCCCATCGATTAATGATCCGCGCGGGACTTGTCCGAAAATCAGGTTCAGGATTTTATTTCTTTTTACCTCTAGGATTAAGAGTATTAAAAAAAATAGAATCCATCGTTCGACAAGAGATGGACGCGACCGGGGCCCTGGAGTTCGAACTTCCTATATTAACCCCGTCTGAATTTTGGGAGCAATCCGGTCGTTGGTCCGTTATGGGACAGGAAATGTTCCGAGTTAAAGATCGTCATGATCAGTGGTATGCGCTCGGTCCGACGCACGAGGAATCCTTTTCCTATCTCATAAAACCGCTTTTGAAATCCTATAAGGATTTACCGGTGAACGTTTACCAGATTCATACGAAATTTCGGGACGAAATTCGTCCTCGGTTCGGCGTCATTCGTTCCCGCGAGTTCATTATGAAAGATGCATATTCCTTTCACCTGGACGATGCATCTTTAGATGCTACGTATCAGGAAATGAGGACGGCCTACAGAAAAATTTTCCAGCGATGCGGACTAAAGACCATACCCGTTCAGGCGGACTCAGGAGCGATGGGCGGTTCCGCGTCGGAAGAATTTATGGTCGTTTCTCCGATCGGGGAAGAAACCCTATTGCTTTGCGGAAACTGCGGATACAATTCGAATAGCGAAAAAACACCGTTTATTTCTTCCAGTGGTGCCGCTCCAAGTGGTCCGAAAGAGAAGAAGGAAGTTTCTACTCCCGGCAAAAAAAGTATCCAAGAGGTCGCCGATCTTCTTTCCGTTCGTCCGGAAGATACTTTGAAAGCAGTCGCTTTGAAAAATGGAAAAGAATCCGTACTCGTCTTTTTACGCGGGGATTTGGAATTAAACGAACATAAACTAAAGGCCTTTCTTAAATGGCCCGAGTTGGATTTAATACCCGAAGTCGATTTGAAATCTGCCGGACTCCTTCCGGGTTACATCGGACCTTCCGATGCCAAAGCGCCTTTCCGAGTAATTTTGGATTCTTCCATCCGTAAGGACGAAGCCTATATCGTTGGCGCCGGAAAAGAAGACGCGCATATTCAAGGATATATTCCTGCTAAGGAAATGAAGTCGGAATTTGAAACTGCCGATATCGCGTTGACGCGAGAGGGAGATCCCTGTCCGGATTGCGGGAAGCCTTTAAAAGCGGAGAAGGGAATCGAAGTAGGACATATTTTTAAACTGGGCGATAAATATACAAAGTCATTCCAGATTCAAGTATTGGATCAGCAGGGAAAAGCTAGGTCTCTTACGATGGGCTGCTATGGGATCGGAGTAAATCGCACAATGGCGACCGTCATTGAGCAATGCAACGATGAAAAAGGCATCTATTGGCCGATCAGTATCGCTCCTTTCGAAGTTTCCCTCGTGACTCTTGGAAAGGGTTCCGAGCAGGAGGCGAAGGCTAAGGAATTTTACGATGCTCTTTCAGGCGAAGGCTTCGAAGTTTTTTGGGACGATCGTGACCTTGGCCCAGGATTCAAATTTAAGGATTCAGAATTGATCGGCTTTCCGATCCGAGTCACTGTCGGTAAAAAGTTCTTCGAATCGGGAGAAATTTCCATCTACGACAGGAAGAAGGACAAAGAGGAAGTTTTTTCATTCAAAAGCTTTGATGATCTAGTGAGCCGTGTGGAACGGTTGCGCCAGGAATTATACCAAGAGTTGGCGGAGGATTGA
- a CDS encoding site-2 protease family protein has protein sequence MLTLIFGAVFMLALCIFIHELGHLVMGWLVGVKARVFSIGYGKGIWKKQIGETTFQITGIPIGGYVLFKGDEYGSNVKGEKGEFLSTPPLKRMIPVIGGPLFNLILGFIIVLALYLYGHNPSGNRIYLEPAYNEYSPGYHAGLRSGDKILAVNGIPTETKYELISELGLSKGHEVALRVEREGGKPFEITVPDAYLGIEFAGERWVEAEFDLSDRLYHWLSSKLDKNKEAEQYQKERMERIAVGRDLPPEQLALQESKERQKILQARALDYLNDGDRILSVNGIEVHTVPQLQETLGKFQKEKVKLVIDRKKYPLLNPWSREKVEVEMPVLPAYVVEFKSLKDKKYPDLSPSSRNLLSYDPEVKLKLLNLKLNGKSFASFEDFLDEARGRIGQRVELQMGGDSWEATLGLRNIGLLGFRATMYVNEERMDRKLSLLEAFTQSGKDIVKMISDNLRGLGMLFSGLIKVKDSLSGPVGLFKASQYFMGNGILDYWEFVAKISIALMIMNLLPIPVADGGHIVFFAYEAVAGRPLPQRVMEGILRIGFFFLLGLGFYVSYYDFFR, from the coding sequence ATGTTAACGCTTATATTCGGCGCAGTGTTTATGCTCGCCCTCTGTATTTTCATTCACGAACTCGGGCATTTAGTCATGGGTTGGCTCGTCGGCGTCAAAGCCAGAGTTTTTTCCATCGGTTACGGAAAGGGAATCTGGAAGAAACAGATAGGGGAGACGACGTTTCAAATTACCGGGATTCCGATCGGGGGATACGTCCTTTTTAAAGGGGACGAGTACGGTAGCAATGTAAAAGGAGAAAAAGGGGAATTCCTTTCCACTCCGCCTTTAAAGAGGATGATACCGGTAATCGGCGGACCTCTATTCAACTTAATTCTAGGCTTCATCATCGTATTGGCGCTTTATCTTTACGGGCATAATCCTTCCGGAAATCGAATTTACCTCGAGCCCGCTTATAACGAATATTCGCCCGGGTATCATGCCGGTTTAAGAAGCGGCGATAAGATTTTGGCCGTAAATGGAATTCCGACCGAAACCAAGTACGAACTCATTTCGGAATTAGGACTTTCTAAAGGACATGAAGTCGCTCTCCGTGTGGAACGGGAAGGCGGAAAGCCGTTCGAGATCACGGTTCCTGACGCATATTTAGGAATTGAGTTTGCGGGTGAGCGCTGGGTGGAGGCCGAATTCGATTTATCCGATCGTCTTTATCATTGGCTCTCCTCCAAGCTAGATAAGAATAAAGAAGCCGAGCAATATCAGAAAGAAAGGATGGAACGCATCGCCGTCGGAAGAGATCTTCCTCCGGAACAATTGGCATTGCAAGAATCGAAAGAGCGCCAAAAAATTCTGCAAGCTAGAGCTTTGGATTATTTGAACGACGGCGATCGTATTTTATCCGTTAACGGGATAGAAGTTCATACGGTTCCCCAATTGCAGGAAACTCTAGGTAAGTTTCAGAAAGAAAAAGTCAAACTTGTAATCGATCGGAAAAAATATCCGCTTTTGAATCCCTGGTCTCGGGAGAAAGTAGAGGTAGAGATGCCGGTTCTTCCCGCTTACGTAGTCGAGTTTAAAAGTTTAAAGGATAAAAAATATCCCGATCTCTCTCCTTCTTCTCGAAATCTTCTAAGCTATGATCCGGAAGTGAAGTTGAAACTTTTGAATCTGAAGTTGAACGGAAAATCCTTCGCAAGCTTCGAGGATTTCTTGGACGAAGCCCGAGGCAGAATCGGACAGCGGGTCGAATTGCAAATGGGTGGAGATTCTTGGGAAGCGACTCTAGGATTAAGAAATATCGGTCTCCTCGGTTTCCGGGCGACGATGTACGTCAACGAAGAGAGAATGGATCGCAAGCTTTCTCTCTTGGAAGCGTTTACCCAATCTGGAAAGGATATCGTAAAAATGATATCCGACAATCTTCGAGGGTTGGGGATGCTATTTTCGGGATTGATCAAAGTGAAGGATAGTCTGTCCGGTCCGGTAGGACTTTTCAAGGCCTCGCAATACTTTATGGGGAACGGGATCCTGGATTATTGGGAATTCGTCGCTAAGATTTCGATCGCTTTAATGATTATGAATTTACTTCCGATTCCTGTGGCCGACGGTGGACATATCGTTTTCTTTGCATACGAAGCGGTAGCTGGTAGGCCTTTACCCCAAAGAGTAATGGAAGGAATCTTGAGAATCGGGTTTTTCTTCCTATTGGGATTGGGATTCTATGTCAGCTATTACGATTTCTTCCGTTAG
- the dxr gene encoding 1-deoxy-D-xylulose-5-phosphate reductoisomerase: MTRNVCILGASGSVGESTLKVLRTFPEEFRLRSFSVHSNLEKAKLIAEEFRPEILCVTSESADRHALGNKIGKTEIVYGADSLSRLVQDPDVETVVTAVVGASGVRPTIEAIRAGKKIGIANKETLVTCGPYINEILKTSKAYLVPVDSEHNALYQLLENVKKDSLERIVLTASGGPFRKLPVSDLEKVTIQQALQHPTWNMGPKITVDSAGMINKGLEVIEAHYLFGFPYEKIGVVIHPQSIAHGIVEMKDGASFVYSSYPDMIFPVAHSLFYPAIVPKVLRSHPSTSWGNLEFLEVDPTRYPGLSLAYEAGKAGGTAPSIFNAANEIAVELFLKGEIRFTEIPNRIHSALNSIAISFPSDLEGYEEADRKTREFVLNSRKGKVTQSC, translated from the coding sequence ATGACCAGGAACGTCTGCATCCTCGGAGCGTCCGGTTCCGTAGGCGAATCCACGCTCAAAGTACTGAGAACCTTCCCGGAAGAATTCAGACTCAGATCCTTTAGCGTTCATTCTAATTTAGAAAAAGCGAAATTAATTGCGGAAGAGTTCCGTCCGGAAATTCTTTGCGTGACTTCCGAGTCCGCAGATCGTCATGCTTTAGGAAATAAAATCGGCAAAACCGAAATCGTATACGGCGCGGATTCGCTCTCTCGGTTAGTGCAGGATCCGGACGTAGAGACGGTAGTTACGGCAGTGGTAGGGGCCAGCGGCGTTCGACCTACAATCGAAGCGATTCGAGCCGGGAAAAAAATCGGCATAGCTAATAAGGAAACGTTAGTCACCTGCGGCCCTTATATCAATGAAATATTAAAAACTTCTAAAGCGTATTTAGTGCCTGTCGACTCCGAACATAATGCATTGTATCAGCTTTTGGAAAACGTAAAAAAAGATTCTTTGGAAAGGATCGTTCTTACTGCTTCAGGCGGCCCCTTCCGAAAGCTTCCGGTTTCGGATTTGGAGAAGGTTACGATCCAACAGGCTTTGCAGCATCCGACCTGGAATATGGGACCGAAAATTACGGTAGATTCCGCAGGAATGATCAATAAAGGGTTGGAAGTAATCGAAGCGCATTATCTATTCGGTTTTCCTTATGAAAAAATCGGAGTCGTTATTCATCCGCAAAGCATTGCGCATGGAATCGTCGAAATGAAGGACGGCGCAAGTTTCGTTTATTCTTCTTATCCAGATATGATTTTCCCCGTTGCTCATTCTCTCTTTTACCCGGCTATCGTTCCGAAAGTATTACGTTCCCACCCGAGTACGTCTTGGGGAAATTTGGAATTCTTAGAAGTGGACCCGACCCGGTATCCGGGTTTGTCCTTGGCGTACGAAGCCGGGAAGGCGGGTGGAACCGCGCCTTCGATCTTCAATGCGGCGAATGAAATCGCCGTGGAACTTTTTTTGAAAGGAGAGATTCGATTTACGGAGATCCCGAATCGAATCCATTCCGCTTTGAATTCGATCGCAATTTCATTTCCTTCCGATCTGGAGGGATACGAAGAGGCGGATCGTAAAACTAGAGAATTTGTTCTTAATTCCCGCAAAGGAAAGGTTACGCAATCATGTTAA
- a CDS encoding phosphatidate cytidylyltransferase, giving the protein MGETPKRILSAAVLVVLYLFMIFYRDFYYLQTLILLAVGGVIGLTEFYRLSDRGQDGRPFKGTGIFFFLVILLLYYFRFVAAQNKFEVPMIFQRNFKFFVPPFDAITFAFVLLFMTSFVLQILRRPLDGAIFSVSSTVLGVFYAAVPLGHLLLLLGMNEGIYYIFLVSVATFLTDVGGYFGGRWFGRNPAGLAISPKKTWEGYFSGIIVAALSVFLLNFIWEKNTGIAPPVGGAEVLLISLILSIVGVIGDLLESAMKRDAKVKDSGNLIPGHGGILDRADALLLTVPMLYFYLQIKGALGFPV; this is encoded by the coding sequence ATGGGTGAAACGCCGAAACGGATCCTTTCTGCTGCTGTACTTGTAGTCCTTTATCTTTTCATGATTTTCTATCGTGATTTTTATTATCTGCAAACGTTGATTCTTCTCGCAGTCGGCGGTGTGATCGGACTGACGGAGTTCTACAGGCTTTCCGATCGCGGGCAAGACGGTCGGCCGTTTAAAGGAACCGGAATATTTTTCTTCCTCGTAATTTTATTATTGTACTATTTTAGATTCGTCGCAGCCCAAAATAAATTCGAGGTTCCGATGATTTTTCAAAGGAACTTTAAGTTCTTCGTGCCTCCGTTCGACGCGATTACTTTTGCATTCGTTTTACTATTCATGACGAGCTTTGTGCTGCAAATTTTGAGGAGACCTTTGGATGGAGCAATTTTTTCCGTTAGCTCCACTGTCCTGGGAGTTTTCTATGCTGCCGTTCCGTTAGGACATTTGCTTTTACTTCTCGGAATGAATGAAGGGATTTATTATATCTTTCTGGTTTCTGTTGCTACGTTTCTAACGGATGTAGGCGGATATTTCGGCGGTCGATGGTTCGGACGAAATCCGGCCGGACTAGCGATTTCTCCTAAAAAAACCTGGGAAGGTTATTTCTCCGGAATCATCGTCGCAGCGCTCTCAGTCTTTTTACTGAATTTCATTTGGGAAAAAAATACTGGAATCGCTCCTCCAGTCGGAGGCGCAGAAGTATTGCTGATTTCTTTGATCCTTTCCATAGTCGGGGTAATCGGTGACCTTTTGGAGTCGGCCATGAAGAGGGACGCAAAAGTAAAGGACTCCGGTAATCTAATCCCGGGACACGGCGGAATTTTGGATCGAGCGGATGCTCTACTTTTGACGGTTCCGATGCTCTATTTTTATCTTCAGATCAAAGGGGCATTGGGCTTTCCAGTCTAA
- a CDS encoding isoprenyl transferase, whose product MISSRSKLPRHVAVIMDGNGRWATAKGLPRSQGHRAGADAIERLMDASLAIGLENVSLYAFSTENWKRPITEIRSIFDLLVEFIESRLDTIAEKGIRILHSGSRKRLSSKVLTKIDHAIEVTKKNRNLTVNFCLNYGSQEELLTAVGKLIEDRHKKKLLPGKAIAAKELEKYLYTYPLPPVDLLIRTAGEQRLSNFLLWQSAYAELFFSETLWPEFDRKNLELALEWFIGRTRKFGGLENG is encoded by the coding sequence GTGATTTCCTCCCGTTCTAAACTTCCCCGCCATGTGGCGGTTATCATGGATGGCAATGGCAGATGGGCCACTGCCAAGGGATTGCCGCGATCTCAGGGGCATCGTGCAGGCGCCGATGCAATTGAGCGTTTGATGGACGCTAGTCTGGCGATCGGATTGGAAAATGTTTCTCTGTACGCGTTTTCGACCGAAAACTGGAAGCGTCCGATCACTGAAATCAGGTCGATTTTCGACTTGCTGGTTGAATTCATCGAATCCCGCTTAGATACCATTGCCGAAAAGGGAATTCGAATTCTGCATTCCGGTTCACGTAAACGCCTCTCTTCCAAGGTCCTAACGAAGATCGATCACGCCATCGAAGTAACGAAAAAAAATCGTAATTTAACCGTAAACTTTTGCTTGAATTACGGATCTCAAGAAGAGCTGCTCACAGCCGTAGGAAAATTGATCGAAGATAGGCATAAGAAGAAACTCTTGCCGGGAAAGGCGATCGCGGCTAAAGAACTTGAAAAATATTTGTATACGTACCCTCTTCCCCCCGTAGATTTACTGATCAGAACTGCCGGAGAACAGAGACTATCCAACTTTCTCCTATGGCAATCCGCGTATGCGGAGCTTTTTTTCAGTGAAACGCTTTGGCCCGAGTTCGATAGAAAAAATCTCGAACTTGCCTTGGAATGGTTCATTGGAAGGACTCGAAAATTTGGGGGTTTAGAAAATGGGTGA